A genome region from Candidatus Parcubacteria bacterium includes the following:
- the maf gene encoding septum formation protein Maf, producing MTKLILATTSPHRKEAFGYLGIDFEMEGSNVDESQAKRNNPEELVKTLSKLKAEAVAKNHSDAIVIGMDSVGYFNDKILEKPKSKEEEFQRLQSLSGNNHQFYTGIYMINTALDKVISRVVKTEVFMRKLSDKEIEKYLNEDSHFNTFALGYDALRHCSSAFVKRIEGSYYNLLGGIPLETIVEMLPEVGYKFNQV from the coding sequence ATGACCAAACTAATTTTAGCTACAACTTCTCCGCACCGCAAAGAAGCATTTGGATATTTAGGAATTGATTTTGAAATGGAAGGGAGTAATGTTGATGAATCTCAAGCAAAGAGAAATAATCCTGAAGAATTAGTAAAAACATTATCAAAATTAAAAGCTGAAGCAGTGGCTAAAAATCATTCAGACGCTATTGTAATTGGAATGGATTCAGTCGGGTATTTCAATGATAAAATTCTGGAAAAACCAAAGTCAAAAGAAGAGGAATTTCAGCGGCTACAATCTCTGTCTGGAAATAACCATCAATTTTATACAGGAATTTATATGATTAATACAGCTTTGGACAAAGTAATTTCAAGAGTTGTTAAAACAGAGGTATTTATGAGAAAACTTTCAGATAAAGAGATTGAAAAATATCTTAATGAAGATTCTCATTTTAATACTTTTGCCTTAGGTTATGATGCTTTAAGGCATTGCAGCTCGGCATTTGTTAAAAGAATAGAAGGAAGTTATTACAATCTTTTAGGAGGCATTCCTTTGGAAACAATAGTGGAAATGCTTCCCGAAGTCGGTTATAAATTTAATCAAGTTTAA
- a CDS encoding flippase-like domain-containing protein, with the protein MKKFIFFSFTLLIGLILFFIAFKEIGLENIVSALSNISISQFFFVFGVIIFSFLVGTLRLKIILKTQLSEKISFLDVLIARTVGFTINYLTPVIFAGGQPFKAYIIKEKTKASLDKIIVSIIISEAVFLSILFFFIVLGVLFLFLSFNLPFIFEIIISGITLFFFLIFCLFYSRIIRKSPDKKGFFTFFIEFLRLDRVGLINGMKTKIADIERDIFYFFKHQKAKLIIVSFLTLIEILLLILSYWLIILFLGSILNFKELLSVNALIDLVYFIPIPAALGSFEWSQALIFDIFGLNLNMGIAFSLIVRCFSLIMAGLGILLLVHFEIKTLAERLGAAIQKFVDIFRNNKI; encoded by the coding sequence ATGAAAAAGTTCATATTTTTCTCCTTCACTCTATTAATAGGTTTAATCCTTTTTTTTATTGCGTTTAAGGAAATAGGGCTTGAAAATATAGTTTCCGCTCTTTCCAATATTTCAATAAGCCAGTTCTTTTTTGTGTTTGGGGTTATTATCTTTAGTTTTTTAGTTGGAACTCTGCGGCTGAAAATTATATTAAAAACTCAATTATCTGAAAAAATTTCCTTTTTAGATGTTTTAATAGCCAGGACTGTTGGTTTTACTATTAATTATCTCACCCCGGTTATTTTTGCTGGAGGCCAGCCGTTTAAGGCATATATTATTAAGGAAAAAACAAAGGCCTCTTTAGATAAAATTATCGTTTCCATTATTATAAGCGAAGCTGTTTTTCTAAGTATATTGTTTTTCTTCATTGTTTTAGGAGTATTGTTTTTATTTCTTTCTTTTAATTTACCTTTTATTTTTGAAATTATAATTTCTGGAATAACACTTTTTTTCTTCCTTATATTTTGTCTTTTTTATTCCCGCATAATTAGAAAATCTCCAGATAAAAAAGGATTTTTCACATTCTTTATTGAGTTTCTTCGTTTAGATAGAGTAGGCTTAATAAATGGAATGAAAACAAAAATTGCTGATATTGAGAGAGATATATTTTATTTTTTTAAGCACCAAAAAGCTAAATTGATAATAGTTTCTTTTTTAACCCTGATAGAAATTTTACTTTTAATTTTATCTTATTGGCTGATAATATTATTTTTAGGAAGTATCTTAAATTTTAAAGAATTACTATCTGTTAATGCTTTAATAGATTTGGTTTATTTTATTCCTATTCCAGCCGCATTGGGAAGTTTTGAATGGAGCCAGGCATTAATCTTTGATATTTTTGGTTTAAATTTAAATATGGGTATCGCTTTTAGTTTAATAGTAAGATGCTTTAGTTTAATTATGGCAGGATTGGGAATTCTTTTGCTAGTCCACTTTGAAATAAAAACTTTGGCAGAAAGATTAGGAGCAGCTATTCAAAAATTTGTTGATATTTTCAGAAATAATAAAATATGA
- the dnaJ gene encoding molecular chaperone DnaJ has translation MMPEDYYQILGIARNANQEEIKKAYRKLAHKHHPDKGGSEAKFKEINEAYQVLSNKDKRAQYDRFGRTFDGAGQGFDPGFDFGAGFGGEEFGDFGDIGEIFEEFFGTGSADRRKKDLKRGKDIEIDIEIPLEAVLKSQEKKITLYKMVVCSRCNGIGAEPGTSVKECFTCRGTGQVQQIKRTIFGSVTRYVICPECGGEGTKPEKPCNVCKGQGRIKKEEEIILYIPAGVDTNQVIKIEGKGDAGEKGGQAGDLYVRILVKKHHLFIRRGDDLYILIPISFSQAVLGDEKEAPTLEGKKILLKVPSGTESGKVLRISGKGIPRFAGFGRGNMYVELEIETPKKLTRTQKELLKKLKEEGM, from the coding sequence ATGATGCCTGAAGATTATTATCAAATACTTGGCATTGCTAGGAATGCCAATCAAGAAGAAATAAAAAAAGCATATAGAAAGCTGGCTCATAAACACCATCCGGATAAGGGAGGAAGTGAGGCAAAGTTTAAAGAGATAAACGAGGCATATCAGGTTCTTTCTAATAAAGATAAGCGAGCCCAGTATGACCGTTTTGGCAGAACATTTGATGGCGCTGGTCAAGGTTTTGACCCGGGTTTTGATTTTGGCGCCGGGTTTGGTGGTGAAGAATTTGGAGATTTTGGCGATATAGGGGAGATATTCGAAGAATTTTTTGGGACAGGTTCTGCAGACAGGAGAAAGAAAGACCTAAAAAGAGGAAAAGATATTGAAATTGACATTGAGATTCCATTAGAAGCAGTTTTAAAAAGCCAAGAGAAAAAAATTACACTTTATAAAATGGTTGTTTGTTCCCGCTGTAATGGAATTGGAGCTGAACCAGGAACTTCTGTAAAAGAATGTTTTACCTGCCGCGGCACAGGACAGGTTCAGCAGATAAAAAGAACGATTTTTGGCTCTGTAACCCGTTATGTTATCTGCCCTGAATGCGGAGGAGAAGGAACAAAGCCGGAAAAACCTTGTAATGTTTGCAAAGGCCAAGGAAGGATCAAAAAAGAGGAAGAAATTATTCTCTATATTCCTGCTGGCGTTGATACCAATCAAGTGATAAAAATTGAAGGAAAAGGCGATGCTGGCGAAAAGGGAGGACAAGCAGGTGATTTATATGTCAGAATTCTTGTGAAAAAACACCATCTTTTTATAAGAAGAGGCGATGATTTATACATTTTAATTCCTATTTCTTTTTCACAGGCAGTTTTAGGAGATGAAAAAGAAGCGCCAACCCTAGAAGGCAAAAAGATTTTATTAAAAGTGCCAAGCGGCACTGAATCAGGAAAGGTCTTGCGAATTTCTGGAAAAGGCATTCCTCGTTTTGCTGGCTTTGGCAGGGGAAATATGTATGTAGAATTAGAAATAGAAACGCCAAAGAAATTAACAAGAACACAAAAAGAATTATTAAAAAAATTGAAGGAAGAAGGAATGTAA
- the rplI gene encoding 50S ribosomal protein L9: MRVILLQDIEKIGKKYEIKEVADGYARNFLMPKGLVKLATEKNLKWLSVQKETLEKKSEEELKNIQDTATKIDGLEITITVKTGKEKQLFESITAQKISDKLKELGFEIKKSQIDLKEPIKEIGEYPIKIKLEHNLEAEIRVIVIEER, encoded by the coding sequence ATGCGAGTAATTCTTCTACAAGATATAGAAAAAATAGGAAAGAAATATGAAATTAAGGAGGTGGCAGACGGCTATGCCAGGAATTTCCTTATGCCCAAGGGATTGGTTAAGCTGGCAACAGAAAAAAATCTTAAGTGGCTGTCAGTGCAGAAAGAGACATTAGAAAAGAAATCAGAAGAAGAGCTTAAAAATATTCAGGATACAGCTACAAAAATAGACGGATTAGAAATAACCATTACAGTTAAAACTGGAAAAGAGAAGCAGCTATTTGAATCAATAACCGCTCAAAAAATTTCTGATAAATTAAAAGAACTGGGTTTTGAAATTAAAAAATCTCAAATTGACTTGAAAGAACCAATTAAAGAAATTGGCGAGTATCCAATTAAAATAAAACTTGAGCATAATTTAGAAGCAGAAATAAGAGTAATAGTCATTGAAGAGAGATAA
- a CDS encoding UbiA prenyltransferase family protein, with translation MRNYHYYFKMLRVKDTVKFFFWIPIVGAILANVSFNNIILIAIISFCTVSYAFVINNYFDVEIDKKNPKKIKSKSNPLAQGFVTKKGVLTLSGILLMISICLSLFINFIGFIFVLLSIFGATLYSMSYIRLKERNIIDIVSHGFALGLFLFLAGVFLAQGIINMSLLAISFLFTILSANVLLAHQIMDYEEDLGNTQTTAIKIGKGRSYLFLFLFLIVSIFLFEIIILKYYSGIEWWFFYFALLLLIFWWLPFKLIRQLGKERIKDTLMEGLLLPNIIYENKIKPYQNKIKRIFFE, from the coding sequence ATGAGAAACTATCATTATTATTTTAAAATGTTAAGAGTTAAGGATACGGTTAAATTCTTTTTCTGGATTCCTATTGTTGGAGCAATATTAGCGAATGTTTCTTTTAATAACATTATTCTTATTGCAATTATCTCTTTCTGCACTGTTTCTTACGCTTTTGTAATAAATAATTATTTTGATGTAGAAATAGACAAAAAAAATCCAAAGAAAATCAAGTCAAAAAGCAATCCATTAGCTCAAGGATTTGTGACCAAGAAAGGCGTTTTAACTCTGTCTGGAATATTATTAATGATTTCTATTTGTCTATCTCTTTTTATAAATTTTATTGGATTTATTTTTGTTTTATTATCTATTTTCGGCGCTACCCTTTATTCAATGTCTTATATCCGCCTTAAGGAAAGAAATATTATTGATATAGTCAGCCATGGTTTTGCGTTAGGACTTTTTCTTTTTTTGGCTGGAGTATTTTTAGCTCAAGGAATTATTAATATGTCTTTGCTGGCAATTTCATTTCTGTTCACTATATTGAGCGCCAATGTCCTTTTAGCGCATCAAATAATGGATTATGAAGAGGATTTAGGGAATACACAAACTACTGCCATTAAAATTGGCAAGGGAAGAAGCTATCTCTTCCTTTTTCTTTTTTTAATAGTTTCCATATTTTTATTTGAAATAATAATATTGAAATATTATTCAGGTATTGAATGGTGGTTTTTTTATTTTGCTTTATTGCTTTTAATATTTTGGTGGCTTCCGTTTAAGTTAATCAGGCAGCTTGGCAAAGAGAGAATCAAAGATACATTAATGGAGGGATTGCTTTTACCGAATATAATTTATGAGAATAAAATAAAACCCTATCAAAATAAAATAAAGAGAATATTCTTTGAATAG
- a CDS encoding S41 family peptidase, which produces MSFLIGKFKKIIIAFLIIIAVLFSFGFGYYFGEIEGKRMISPSDELNFSLFWEVYNTLKEKYAHPEDFNNEKIIYGAISGMVESLGDPYTVFFNPEEAKIFEEDVKGVFEGVGMEIGIREKGLTVIAPLEGTPAQKAGLRPGDKIIKIDDISTINIAIDEAVKLIRGQKGTEVSLTIYREDWGETKEIKIVRGVIKIPSLAWELISSSDERQDDIAHIKLYQFSEKAAYDFKTAAREILDSSAERIILDLRNNPGGYLTVAQDITGWFLEKGQIVTIEDFGEEKEQKLYKAKGPEKFLSYPIVVLINEGSASGSEILAGALRDNRQVKLIGEKTFGKGTVQSLEYLSEGSLKITIASWLTPKGEVLTDKGLKPDIKVEMTLEDYEQGKDPQLEKAVEILKEM; this is translated from the coding sequence ATGTCTTTTTTAATTGGAAAATTTAAAAAAATTATAATTGCATTTTTGATAATTATTGCAGTTTTGTTTAGTTTTGGGTTTGGATATTATTTTGGCGAAATTGAAGGAAAAAGGATGATTTCTCCTTCTGATGAATTGAATTTTTCTCTATTTTGGGAGGTTTATAATACTTTGAAAGAGAAATACGCGCATCCAGAAGATTTTAACAATGAAAAAATAATTTACGGAGCGATTTCAGGCATGGTAGAAAGCTTAGGAGATCCTTATACGGTTTTTTTCAACCCTGAAGAAGCAAAGATATTTGAAGAAGATGTGAAAGGAGTATTTGAAGGCGTTGGCATGGAGATAGGAATAAGAGAGAAAGGTTTAACTGTAATTGCGCCATTAGAAGGAACTCCTGCGCAAAAAGCTGGATTAAGGCCAGGCGATAAAATTATAAAAATAGATGATATTTCTACTATTAATATAGCCATAGATGAGGCAGTAAAACTTATTAGAGGGCAAAAAGGGACTGAAGTATCTTTAACTATTTACAGAGAAGATTGGGGGGAGACAAAAGAAATCAAAATTGTAAGAGGCGTTATAAAGATACCGTCTTTGGCTTGGGAATTAATATCTTCCAGCGATGAAAGGCAGGATGACATTGCCCATATTAAGCTTTATCAGTTTTCTGAAAAAGCTGCTTATGATTTTAAAACAGCTGCCAGAGAGATTTTAGATTCATCTGCTGAAAGAATTATTTTGGACTTAAGAAATAATCCAGGCGGTTATTTAACCGTAGCCCAGGATATTACTGGATGGTTTTTGGAAAAAGGACAAATTGTAACTATTGAAGATTTTGGCGAAGAAAAAGAGCAGAAACTATACAAAGCAAAGGGTCCAGAGAAGTTTTTATCATATCCAATAGTAGTTTTAATTAATGAGGGTTCAGCTTCTGGTTCTGAAATTTTGGCTGGCGCTTTAAGAGACAATAGACAAGTAAAGCTGATTGGAGAAAAAACATTTGGAAAAGGAACGGTTCAATCCTTAGAATATTTGAGTGAGGGGAGCTTAAAGATTACTATAGCTAGTTGGCTTACTCCAAAGGGCGAGGTTTTAACTGATAAAGGATTAAAGCCGGATATAAAAGTGGAAATGACATTAGAGGATTATGAACAGGGAAAAGACCCGCAATTAGAAAAGGCAGTTGAAATTTTAAAAGAAATGTAG
- a CDS encoding HD domain-containing protein, with amino-acid sequence MNKADISLLNKNNIKKGRLIDLMPEFYELKELVESNYWHNKETVFNHILSVLDNLEKIIRNLREETKQVLNEIVEKKSRKDLLRVAALFHDIGKKETMIDFNGFMDFPGHEQKGAEKAVKILKRFNLSKKESKIVADIIKNHSLAHEIITPENSNFQKEYKNFRKKFLDSIYLELILLAFADTIGSYLKKTKPTVFRYKIDFYKKELKNLPPRKMDKL; translated from the coding sequence ATGAATAAAGCAGATATCTCATTATTGAATAAAAATAATATAAAAAAAGGGAGATTGATTGATTTAATGCCGGAATTTTATGAACTCAAGGAGCTTGTTGAAAGCAACTATTGGCATAATAAAGAAACAGTTTTTAATCACATACTTTCTGTTTTAGATAATTTAGAAAAAATCATCCGCAATTTAAGAGAAGAAACTAAGCAAGTTTTAAATGAAATTGTTGAAAAAAAATCAAGGAAAGATTTATTAAGAGTTGCGGCATTGTTTCATGATATTGGCAAAAAAGAAACAATGATTGATTTTAACGGTTTTATGGATTTTCCTGGCCATGAGCAAAAAGGGGCGGAAAAAGCAGTAAAAATATTAAAAAGATTTAATCTATCCAAAAAAGAGTCTAAAATTGTTGCAGATATAATCAAAAATCACAGTTTAGCTCATGAGATAATCACCCCCGAAAATTCAAATTTCCAAAAAGAATACAAAAATTTTAGGAAAAAATTTTTAGATAGTATCTATTTAGAGCTAATTTTATTGGCATTTGCAGATACTATTGGCAGTTATTTGAAAAAAACTAAACCGACCGTATTTCGTTATAAAATTGATTTCTATAAAAAAGAATTAAAGAATTTGCCGCCAAGGAAAATGGATAAATTATAA
- the rpmA gene encoding 50S ribosomal protein L27, which yields MSKTKATGATKLGRDSRPKYLGVKLYSGQKANAGSIIIRQRGTKFLPGTNVRRGNDDTLYAVKEGIVKFITKRKIKFDKSQRIVKKVNVETP from the coding sequence ATGTCTAAGACAAAAGCAACTGGTGCAACAAAATTAGGAAGAGATTCTAGGCCCAAATATTTAGGGGTTAAGCTTTATAGCGGCCAGAAAGCAAATGCAGGCAGTATTATTATTCGCCAGCGCGGAACAAAGTTTCTTCCTGGAACAAATGTCAGACGAGGAAACGATGACACCCTTTATGCTGTTAAAGAAGGCATTGTTAAGTTTATTACTAAAAGAAAAATAAAGTTTGATAAAAGCCAGCGGATAGTTAAAAAGGTCAATGTAGAGACGCCTTAA
- a CDS encoding glycosyltransferase, with the protein MRIGIFTNIYLPIVSGVVTIIENYRQELERQGHQVFIFAAENRGYKDENPRVFRFKSIDLNYKISYPLPIISSPRISRIIKKINLDIAHTQHFFICGQIAWYHAKKFNIPLVFTQHTRYEYYTHYVPYLPKEISKPLALSLCAVYANSCDSVIAPTEDIKNSLLKYKVRTPITILPSGIDLNRFIQANGKAIREKYNIGEDKCVLLTVCRLAPEKNISFLLKSFKQISLKNPDVYFIIIGDGPSKKALISESDKIGLKNKIIFTGKVDWQKIPSFYKAADIFLFSSFSEVQPTVITEAMASGLPIIAINANGIKDAVIDGKNGILTSNNVNEFSQAVLRLVEQGELRKRISERAEKMANSFSSEKAAEKLINLYKKLIIQKKENRKSKNKSLDLIKDKFTNFKFDQIISQK; encoded by the coding sequence ATGCGGATAGGGATTTTTACTAATATATATTTGCCGATTGTTAGCGGGGTTGTTACGATAATAGAGAATTACCGGCAAGAGTTGGAAAGGCAGGGCCATCAGGTTTTTATTTTTGCGGCTGAAAATCGCGGTTATAAAGATGAAAATCCGCGAGTTTTCCGTTTTAAATCAATAGACCTTAATTACAAAATTTCTTATCCATTGCCTATAATTTCTTCTCCTCGCATTAGTAGAATAATCAAAAAAATAAATTTAGATATTGCCCATACGCAGCATTTTTTTATTTGCGGGCAGATTGCATGGTATCATGCTAAAAAGTTTAATATTCCTTTGGTTTTTACACAGCATACCCGTTATGAATATTACACGCACTATGTTCCTTATCTACCCAAAGAAATAAGCAAGCCGCTTGCATTGTCTCTTTGCGCTGTGTATGCTAATTCCTGCGATTCTGTGATTGCTCCGACTGAAGACATTAAGAATTCTCTTTTAAAATACAAAGTAAGGACGCCAATAACTATTCTTCCATCCGGAATTGATTTAAACAGATTTATTCAAGCAAATGGCAAAGCAATAAGAGAAAAATATAATATAGGCGAGGATAAATGCGTGTTATTAACAGTTTGTAGATTAGCTCCAGAAAAAAACATTTCTTTTTTGTTAAAATCATTTAAGCAGATTAGCTTAAAAAATCCAGATGTTTATTTTATAATAATAGGGGATGGTCCTTCTAAAAAAGCGTTAATATCTGAAAGCGATAAAATAGGATTAAAAAATAAGATTATATTTACAGGCAAAGTAGATTGGCAGAAAATCCCTTCTTTTTACAAGGCAGCTGATATTTTCCTTTTTAGCTCTTTTTCAGAGGTTCAGCCAACTGTTATCACTGAGGCTATGGCTTCCGGCCTTCCTATTATAGCTATAAACGCTAACGGAATAAAAGATGCTGTCATAGATGGAAAAAATGGTATTTTAACCTCTAATAATGTTAATGAATTCAGCCAAGCTGTTTTAAGGTTAGTAGAGCAAGGAGAATTAAGAAAGAGGATTTCAGAGAGAGCAGAAAAAATGGCTAATAGTTTTTCTTCAGAGAAAGCCGCGGAAAAACTCATTAATCTTTATAAAAAATTAATAATTCAGAAAAAAGAAAATCGTAAATCAAAAAATAAAAGCCTTGATTTGATCAAAGACAAGTTTACAAATTTTAAGTTTGATCAGATTATAAGCCAAAAATGA
- a CDS encoding NUDIX domain-containing protein codes for MDKTEEKILKTIKEFAKKLPKFPDGRIDYSNSDIAPVITVFIKYKDKILLLKRSNKVRVYQEKWNTIAGYLDEIKPVREKIVEEIKEEIGISEDNISSIHIGEPYEFTDAEVNKIWIVCPVSVELRNEPNIKLDWEHTEYKWIKPEELKKFDVVFNLDKSLENVFK; via the coding sequence ATGGATAAAACAGAAGAGAAAATATTAAAAACCATAAAAGAATTTGCTAAAAAATTACCAAAATTTCCAGATGGGAGAATTGATTACTCAAATTCTGATATTGCTCCGGTAATAACTGTTTTTATAAAATATAAAGATAAGATTCTTTTACTGAAGCGAAGTAATAAAGTCCGTGTATATCAAGAAAAATGGAATACAATTGCTGGATATCTTGATGAAATAAAACCTGTTCGTGAAAAAATCGTAGAGGAGATTAAAGAAGAGATAGGAATTAGCGAAGATAATATTTCATCAATTCACATAGGAGAACCTTATGAATTTACAGATGCTGAAGTAAATAAAATTTGGATTGTTTGTCCTGTTTCGGTGGAATTAAGGAATGAACCAAATATAAAATTAGATTGGGAACACACCGAATATAAATGGATTAAACCAGAAGAATTAAAAAAGTTTGATGTAGTTTTTAATCTTGATAAAAGTTTAGAAAATGTATTTAAGTGA
- a CDS encoding FAD-dependent oxidoreductase — protein sequence MRIAIVGAGISGLYLAWKLSKKGHKVSVFEKRNKIGKEACSGLFSHRILNFIPESRKLIQNEIREVLVHFPRKTVRLVFKQSFFAMDHYKLDNMAAELAKHAGAEIFLNHKVDHIPQEFDKIIGCDGPNSIIRKELNLSEPQFFLSIQGFLEKKDDSNCVETWATNSGFIWKIPRGETIEYGIIEDIKKAKNYFDNFLKEKKVYLIRKKAGIIPQTFKPIIPKNSKITLCGDAIGLTKPWSGGGVIWSLICADLLLKNFPDFIKYKKEVNKFFLPKIIFSKIVKKTVYFSGRNFPWLLPKEVNIEGDFLF from the coding sequence ATGAGAATCGCTATTGTCGGAGCAGGTATTTCTGGATTGTATCTGGCATGGAAGCTTTCGAAAAAAGGTCACAAAGTAAGTGTTTTTGAAAAAAGGAATAAAATTGGAAAGGAGGCCTGTTCAGGACTTTTCAGCCATAGAATACTTAATTTTATTCCAGAAAGCAGAAAACTAATCCAAAACGAAATAAGAGAAGTATTAGTCCATTTTCCAAGAAAAACCGTAAGATTGGTTTTTAAGCAAAGTTTTTTTGCAATGGATCATTACAAATTAGACAATATGGCTGCTGAATTAGCTAAGCATGCAGGCGCAGAGATTTTTTTAAATCATAAAGTAGACCATATTCCTCAAGAATTTGACAAAATAATTGGATGCGATGGTCCTAATTCCATTATTAGGAAAGAACTCAATCTTTCAGAACCGCAATTTTTTCTGTCTATCCAAGGATTTTTAGAAAAAAAAGATGATTCTAATTGTGTTGAAACTTGGGCAACTAATTCTGGTTTTATTTGGAAAATTCCTAGAGGAGAAACAATAGAATATGGTATAATAGAAGATATAAAAAAAGCAAAGAATTATTTTGATAACTTTTTAAAAGAAAAGAAAGTTTATTTAATAAGAAAAAAAGCAGGAATAATTCCGCAGACATTCAAGCCAATTATTCCTAAAAATTCTAAAATCACTCTTTGCGGCGATGCCATTGGCCTTACCAAGCCCTGGTCAGGCGGGGGAGTAATATGGTCTTTGATATGCGCTGATCTCCTCTTGAAGAATTTCCCAGATTTTATAAAATATAAAAAGGAAGTCAATAAGTTTTTTCTTCCTAAAATTATTTTTTCAAAAATAGTAAAAAAAACAGTTTATTTTTCCGGAAGAAATTTTCCATGGCTTCTGCCAAAAGAAGTTAACATAGAAGGAGATTTTTTGTTTTAA
- a CDS encoding CTP synthase, giving the protein MPRLIFIAGGVMSGIGKGIATASIGKILQSKGFRVTAVKIDPYINIDAGTMNPIEHGEVFVTDDGVECDQDIGNYERFFNADLSTINYITTGRVYQAVINRERNLEYGGRCVEVVPDIPNEAISRILKSAKKNKADFVLVEIGGTVGEYQNMLFLEAARLTKLRYPKNVLFILVSYLPIPKMIGEMKTKPTQNAVRLLNEAGIQPDIILGRSQFPLDEPRKRKISIFCNVNIKDVISAPDIKSIYEVPMNFEKEKLGNQILKKFNLKPRKSNLEKWEKIVKIINRKKKPVKIGIVGKYFETGKFTLMDSYISVIEAVKHASWFYNREPEIHWIAAGSFERNSKSLKELKKYDGIIVPGGFGSRGIEGKIKAIEFCRKEKIPFLGLCLGMQLAVIEFARNVCGLKKAGSTEFTSHCQKSIIDVMPEQKVLLKEKKYGGTMRLGAYNCELKTGTKSWKSYKMVKYISERHRHRYELNNEFKNVLESNGMLMAGINPEKDLVEIIELKKHPFFIGVQFHPEFKSRFLNPHPLFKEFIKASLH; this is encoded by the coding sequence ATGCCAAGACTTATTTTTATTGCCGGCGGTGTAATGTCAGGCATTGGCAAAGGGATAGCTACAGCATCAATAGGAAAAATTTTACAAAGTAAAGGATTTAGAGTAACAGCGGTTAAAATTGATCCATATATTAATATTGATGCGGGTACAATGAACCCTATTGAACATGGAGAGGTTTTTGTAACTGATGATGGCGTGGAATGCGATCAGGATATTGGAAATTACGAAAGATTTTTCAACGCAGATTTATCAACTATTAATTATATTACTACTGGCAGAGTTTATCAGGCAGTAATAAACAGAGAGAGAAATTTAGAATATGGAGGTAGATGTGTTGAAGTTGTCCCAGATATTCCCAATGAAGCCATTTCCAGAATATTAAAATCAGCCAAAAAGAACAAGGCTGATTTTGTTTTGGTTGAGATTGGAGGAACAGTAGGCGAGTACCAAAATATGTTGTTTTTAGAAGCAGCAAGATTGACAAAGCTTCGCTATCCAAAAAATGTTCTTTTTATTTTGGTAAGTTATTTGCCAATTCCAAAAATGATCGGCGAAATGAAAACAAAGCCAACACAGAACGCAGTAAGATTATTAAATGAGGCCGGCATACAGCCAGATATTATTTTAGGCCGTTCCCAATTTCCATTAGATGAACCGAGGAAAAGAAAAATTTCAATTTTTTGCAATGTAAATATTAAAGATGTAATTTCTGCGCCTGATATTAAATCAATTTACGAGGTGCCAATGAATTTTGAAAAAGAGAAGTTAGGCAATCAGATTTTGAAAAAGTTTAATTTGAAGCCAAGAAAAAGTAATTTGGAAAAATGGGAGAAAATAGTAAAAATCATAAATAGAAAGAAAAAACCAGTTAAGATAGGAATAGTTGGCAAGTATTTTGAAACAGGGAAGTTTACGTTAATGGACTCTTATATTTCAGTAATTGAGGCAGTAAAGCATGCTTCGTGGTTTTATAACAGGGAGCCGGAGATTCATTGGATAGCAGCTGGAAGCTTTGAAAGAAATTCAAAATCTTTAAAAGAATTAAAAAAATATGACGGGATTATTGTTCCAGGAGGTTTTGGCAGTAGGGGAATAGAAGGTAAGATAAAAGCCATTGAGTTTTGCAGAAAAGAAAAAATCCCTTTTTTAGGGCTTTGTTTAGGAATGCAGTTAGCAGTAATTGAATTTGCGCGGAATGTCTGCGGTCTAAAAAAAGCAGGATCTACTGAATTTACATCTCATTGCCAAAAATCAATAATTGATGTAATGCCTGAACAAAAAGTTCTTTTGAAAGAAAAAAAATATGGCGGGACTATGCGGTTAGGCGCTTATAACTGCGAGCTAAAAACAGGCACTAAGAGCTGGAAGAGTTACAAGATGGTGAAATACATTTCTGAGCGCCATAGGCACCGTTACGAGCTAAATAATGAGTTTAAGAACGTTTTAGAAAGCAACGGTATGCTTATGGCTGGTATAAATCCAGAAAAGGACTTGGTAGAAATTATAGAATTAAAAAAACACCCTTTCTTTATCGGTGTGCAGTTTCATCCAGAATTTAAATCAAGATTTTTGAATCCCCATCCATTATTCAAAGAATTTATTAAGGCGTCTCTACATTGA